In the Paramisgurnus dabryanus chromosome 5, PD_genome_1.1, whole genome shotgun sequence genome, one interval contains:
- the LOC135732173 gene encoding uncharacterized protein, giving the protein MKYKKMESSEEILTMDMDYKQSQFRKDGPCGRRMDILVLLGTIAIVISMTMIFVIYCSQERKFSALHSWMESLNSTTISDHHITGISESRLSDLEILMSSLGLTLTSLTSKQDENLKRLEQRQDVNNAEMKNLLLSLNSSLSALTSKLNDAVNNQEQKLAETQQLLDSLKTSVSNQQNKQCDCDSLSSSLRDVQSSMSNLTSSVVSLSSKQQITEERLISSLNELKAQINTKSSSDKPVCNCKSGWIQYGSSCYLFSSNTFNWMEARDYCKKQGASLLKLDGSDDEWGFLTGTTGTVPHWIGLTDQTTGQWRWTDDTPYTDKNRWGEGQPDDWKEHGLGEGGEDCGHITYRHTLNDDHCSSKYNCICKV; this is encoded by the exons ATGGCCCCTGTGGCAGGCGGATGGATATCCTTGTGCTTCTGGGAACGATTGCCATAGTGATTTCCATGACTATGATATTTGTCATCT actGCAGCCAAGAAAGAAAGTTCTCTGCTCTTCACAGCTGGATGGAGAGTCTCAACTCAACCACCATTTCTGACCATCATATCACAG GAATTTCTGAATCGAGGTTGTCTGATCTTGAGATTTTGATGAGCAGCCTCGGCTTGACATTGACTTCCCTGACATCCAAACAAGATGAAAACCTGAAAAGACTCG aGCAGCGACAAGACGTCAATAACGCCGAGATGAAGAACCTGCTGCTCAGTTTAAATTCTTCATTATCAGCACTGACCTCCAAACTAAATGATGCAG TTAACAACCAGGAACAGAAGCTGGCAGAAACACAACAATTGCTGGACAGTTTGAAGACATCAGTCTCAAatcaacaaaataaacaatgtgACTGTG ACTCACTGTCAAGCTCACTAAGAGATGTTCAGAGTTCAATGTCTAATCTGACTTCATCTGTCGTGTCTCTTTCATCTAAACAACAGATCACTG AAGAGAGACTCATAAGCAGTTTAAATGAACTGAAAGCCCAGATTAACACCAAATCATCTTCAG ATAAACCGGTATGTAACTGTAAATCTGGCTGGATCCAGTATGGAAGCAGCTGTTATCTGTTCTCCAGTAACACATTCAACTGGATGGAGGCACGAGATTACTGTAAAAAACAGGGAGCATCGCTCCTGAAACTCGATGGGAGCGACGACGAATGG GGATTTTTGACAGGTACAACCGGAACAGTCCCTCACTGGATTGGTCTGACGGATCAGACCACAGGGCAGTGGAGATGGACAGACGACACTCCTTACACGGATAAAAA TCGTTGGGGTGAAGGACAGCCGGATGACTGGAAAGAACACGGACTGGGAGAGGGGGGAGAAGACTGTGGCCATATAACGTATAGGCATACATTAAATGATGACCACTGCTCTTCAAAATATAACTGCATTTGCAAAGTGTAA